The following proteins are encoded in a genomic region of Hippocampus zosterae strain Florida chromosome 2, ASM2543408v3, whole genome shotgun sequence:
- the kdm5c gene encoding lysine-specific demethylase 5C isoform X1, protein MEGDEFVAPPECPVFEPSWEEFKDPLGYIAKIRPIAEKSGICKIRPPSDWQPPFSVELDTFRFTPRIQRLNELEAKTRVKLNYLDRIARFWEIQASSLKIPHIERRILDLFGLSKVVSDEGGFEMVCKERRWARVAQRLGYPPGKNIGSLLRSHYERIVHPFEMFQCGASLPHCKPKHYDGEDVDKEYKPHSIPLRQSVHPSKMSSYGRRANRCQPDGPEDPNLHPLTTGSQLISAPEPTEEDIEKNPELKKLQIYGAGPKMMGLGLVARDRGIRKKDELPQTVTVMDSTPSVPGVTCVKGEPLLTQDQPTEECSATPQVSPASIPVKTEVKAEVKAEAESEVKTEVKREELEEHLHKESRQHFTDGPCTKMTMRLRRNLNNMQSVDSFVCRMCGRGDDDEKLLLCDGCDDNYHTYCLLPPLTDPPKGNWRCPKCVAEECKKPSEAFGFEQATREYSLQTFGEMADAFKADYFNMPVHMVPTELVEREFWRLVSSIEEDVTVEYGADIHSKEFGSGFPMNNGKRILTKEEEDYARSGWNLNVMPVLEQSLLCHINGDISGMKVPWLYVGMVFSAFCWHIEDHWSYSINYLHWGEPKTWYGVPSVAAERLEGVMKKLTPELFEFQPDLLHQLVTIMNPNILMAHGVPVVRTNQCAGEFVITFPRAYHSGFNQGYNFAEAVNFCTADWLPAGRSCIEHYRRLRRYCVFSHEELTCKMAASPEKLDLNLAAATHREMFIIVQEERKLRKALMERGITEAEREAFELLPDDERQCDKCKTTCFLSALACSTCPERLVCLYHTQDLCNCPIDKLYLRYRYTLDELLAMLHRLKVRSESFDSWANKVKEALEHEDGNKIGIDYLETLKTEAAERKFPDNELLRKLNTVLKDIEYCEQKSTELLANAKTSGTKMTLAELKSLIETMQNLPCVMGQLEEVQAVLQVVSDYQSRAQELVNDRDWRRNSAPAELLQMLLEQGAQLPVVVPECNLLQGLQELGRWLAEVRRTLGTEGGERPEVTLAVLRNLIEAGCNVPQSASVDTAMAELQELLTIAERWEEKAQICLEQRQKHPLSTLEAIVNEAQLIPVKLPNIQALQCCLNRARAWVTDLEEIQNGEHYPCLDDLEGLVAIGRDLPVFMEELRQLELQVASAHSWRDKATKTFLKKSSQHSLLEVLCPCAKRRHNETLEDVDDCDTNTLGLSAQDLRDPAAIVAAFKEGEQREKEALLRLQKVNMGKSGLNTGDYKEGKRMSDDLMETDSAICIKENGNSHGASSVQTVCVCAGQPRAPQLRCHLCKDWFHGGCVPFPSLLPSCGPPGNPRCWWDWDSRFLCPRCQRSRRPRLETILALLVALQRLPVRLPEGEALQCLTERAITWQGRAKEALETPELQQVLETLQELKETPPCDKEEESPQKEADSSSVIVLSDSEGGEGEDGIIDLTEDFPKNKSKESNGIEMHVFPQAAGGNGISKSSSITSVGALLPLLPELRGQVVQLSSATRERLEELQLEGDLLEVSLDQTHTIGRVLQAASDPPVTTFLTLIQTELEEQQRSSRGRTKDSKRKRKSHRGGDCSVTDGVGAAPLDVSDSKKTCPSPRQATQTHMETL, encoded by the exons ATGGAAGGGGACGAGTTTGTAGCGCCTCCGGAGTGTCCCGTTTTCGAGCCGTCATGGGAGGAGTTCAAGGATCCTCTGGGCTACATCGCCAAAATACGTCCAATTGCAGAAAAGTCTGGAATCTGTAAAATTCGACCACCATCA GACTGGCAACCACCATTTTCAGTGGAGCTGGATACGTTCCGATTTACGCCACGCATCCAGAGGCTTAATGAACTGGAGGCAA AGACTCGCGTGAAGCTTAACTATTTGGACCGCATTGCCAGGTTTTGGGAGATCCAGGCTTCCTCCTTGAAAATCCCGCATATCGAGAGGCGCATCCTTGATCTATTTGGTCTATCAAAG GTTGTGTCTGATGAAGGCGGTTTTGAGATGGTCTGCAAAGAACGACGCTGGGCCCGTGTAGCTCAGAGACTCGGTTACCCTCCTGGCAAGAACATCGGTTCTCTTCTGCGCTCGCATTATGAGAGGATTGTCCACCCCTTTGAAATGTTCCAGTGTGGTGCCAGCTTGCCG CATTGCAAGCCAAAGCACTACGATGGTGAGGATGTGGACAAGGAGTACAAGCCCCACTCCATCCCTCTGCGTCAGTCTGTGCACCCATCTAAAATGAGCAGTTATGGGCGCCGAGCCAACCGCTGCCAGCCAGAT GGTCCGGAGGATCCGAACCTCCATCCTCTCACCACTGGCTCTCAACTCATCTCAGCG CCTGAACCTACTGAGGAAGACATAGAGAAGAACCCAGAATTGAAGAAGCTGCAGATCTATGGCGCCGGGCCCAAGATGATGGGACTTGGACTTGTTGCACGAGACAGAGGCATTAGGAAGAAGG ATGAACTGCCTCAAACTGTGACTGTCATGGACAGTACACCATCTGTTCCTGGTGTCACTTGTGTAAAAGGGGAGCCTCTGCTTACACAAGACCAACCGACCGAAGAGTGCTCAGCCACCCCCCAGGTttcccctgccagcatcccggTCAAAACGGAAGTCAAAGCAGAAGTCAAAGCAGAGGCCGAGTCTGAAGTGAAGACTGAAGTTAAGAGAGAAGAATTGGAGGAGCATCTTCATAAAGAAAGTCGCCAACATTTTACAGATGGTCCATGCACCAAAATGACAATGAGGTTACGACGCAACCTCAACAATATGCAGAGT GTGGATTCCTTTGTGTGTCGGATGTGTGGTCGCGGAGATGACGACGAGAAACTCCTGCTGTGTGATGGTTGTGATGACAACTATCACACTTACTGTCTGCTGCCCCCTCTCACTGATCCTCCCAAAGGCAACTGGCGATGCCCAAAGTGTGTTGCTGAA GAGTGCAAGAAGCCATCAGAAGCGTTTGGCTTTGAACAAGCAACTCGTGAGTACAGTCTGCAGACTTTTGGGGAGATGGCCGACGCATTCAAAGCAGATTACTTCAACATGCCTGTCCAT ATGGTTCCCACCGAGCTTGTGGAAAGGGAGTTCTGGAGGTTAGTTAGCAGCATCGAGGAGGATGTGACTGTCGAGTATGGGGCAGATATCCACTCCAAAGAGTTTGGCAGTGGCTTCCCAATGAACAATGGCAAGCGGATTCTGACAAAAGAGGAGGAG GACTACGCCCGCAGTGGTTGGAACTTGAATGTTATGCCAGTACTGGAGCAGTCTCTTCTTTGCCATATTAATGGCGATATCTCTGGCATGAAGGTGCCTTGGCTTTATGTTGGCATGGTATTCTCCGCTTTTTGCTGGCACATTGAGGATCATTGGAGCTACTCCATCAACTACCTGCACTG GGGTGAACCCAAAACCTGGTATGGAGTACCTTCAGTAGCTGCTGAGCGGCTAGAGGGGGTGATGAAGAAACTGACTCCCGAGTTATTTGAGTTCCAGCCTGACCTTTTGCACCAGTTGGTCACAATCATGAACCCAAACATCCTCATGGCTCATGGTGTACCG GTTGTCAGGACCAACCAGTGTGCCGGCGAATTTGTCATCACTTTCCCCAGAGCATACCACAGTGGTTTCAACCAGGGATATAATTTTGCAGAAGCGGTAAACTTCTGTACAGCAGACTGG CTACCTGCCGGTCGTTCCTGCATTGAGCATTATCGGCGCCTACGGAGGTATTGCGTCTTCTCTCACGAAGAGCTCACTTGTAAAATGGCAGCCAGTCCAGAGAAGCTAGATCTTAATCTTGCTGCAGCGACACACCGggaaatgtttattattgttcaGGAGGAGAGAAAGCTCCGGAAAGCTCTGATGGAAAGG GGCATCACTGAAGCAGAGCGTGAGGCGTTTGAGCTGTTACCTGATGATGAGCGACAGTGTGACAAATGCAAGACAACGTGTTTCCTCTCAGCACTGGCTTGTTCAACCTGCCCCGAGCGTCTGGTGTGCCTATATCACACTCAGGATCTGTGTAACTGCCCCATTGACAAACTCTACCTCAG GTACAGATACACCCTGGATGAGTTGTTGGCCATGTTACACCGCTTAAAGGTTCGCTCGGAGTCCTTTGATTCCTGGGCCAACAAAGTAAAAGAGGCGCTTGAGCATGAGGATGGAAACAAGATAG GAATTGATTACTTGGAGACCCTCAAGACTGAAGCAGCAGAAAGAAAGTTCCCTGACAATGAACTTCTACGTAAACTCAACACTGTTCTCAAAGACATAGAGTACTGCGAACAGAAGAGCACTGAACTCCTTGCTAACGCAAAGACAAG tggcacaaaaatgactttggcgGAACTGAAATCATTGATAGAGACTATGCAAAACCTGCCCTGTGTGATGGGTCAACTGGAGGAAGTGCAG GCGGTTCTGCAGGTGGTGAGCGATTACCAGAGTCGGGCTCAGGAATTGGTCAATGACCGCGACTGGAGGAGGAACTCTGCACCAGCAGAGCTGTTGCAGATGTTGCTGGAGCAAGGAGCTCAGCTGCCTGTCGTGGTGCCGGAGTGTAATCTGCTTCAGGGCCTTCAGGAATTGGGGCGCTGGCTGGCAGAGGTCAGGCGCACTTTGGGCACAGAGGGGGGCGAGAGGCCAGAGGTTACGTTGGCAGTGTTGAGAAATCTGATTGAGGCAGGCTGCAACGTGCCTCAAAGCGCATCTGTGGACACAGCCATGGCAGAACTGCAAGAGCTGCTCACTATTGCGGAACGTTGGGAGGAGAAAGCGCAGATCTGTCTTGAACAAAG GCAAAAGCATCCTCTCTCAACACTTGAGGCGATTGTGAACGAGGCCCAGCTTATACCTGTGAAGTTGCCAAACATTCAAGCTTTGCAGTGCTGTCTAAACCGTGCACGTGCTTGGGTAACAGACCTGGAGGAAATCCAG AATGGAGAGCATTACCCATGCTTGGATGATTTGGAGGGCCTGGTGGCCATTGGAAGGGACCTGCCCGTCTTCATGGAGGAGCTGCGACAGCTGGAGCTCCAAGTGGCGAGCGCTCACTCCTGGAGGGACAAGGCCACCAAGACTTTCTTGAAGAAGAGCAGTCAGCACAGCCTACTAGAG GTTTTGTGTCCATGCGCTAAAAGGAGACACAATGAGACATTAGAGGATGTGGACGACTGTGATACCAACACTCTCGGCCTATCTGCTCAAGACCTTCGAGACCCTGCAGCTATT GTGGCGGCCTTCAAAGAAGGGGAGCAACGGGAAAAGGAGGCACTACTGAGGTTACAGAAAGTCAACATGGGGAAGAGTGGACTTAATACAGGAGATTACAAGGAGGGCAAGAGGATGTCGGATGATCTCATGGAAACGGACTCTGCAATCTGTATTAAAGAGAACGGGAACTCCCACGGTGCCTCTTCTGTTCAgacggtgtgcgtgtgtgctggTCAGCCACGCGCACCTCAGTTACGCTGCCACCTGTGCAAGGACTGGTTCCATGGTGGCTGCGTTCCCTTCCCCTCgctgctgccctcttgtggacCGCCGGGAAACCCGCGTTGCTGGTGGGACTGGGACTCGCGCTTTCTGTGTCCGCGATGCCAGCGCTCGCGGCGCCCCCGTCTGGAGACTATCCTAGCGTTACTGGTGGCCTTGCAGAGGTTACCCGTGCGCCTGCCCGAGGGCGAGGCGCTGCAGTGTCTCACGGAGCGAGCCATCACATGGCAGGGTCGTGCCAAGGAGGCACTGGAGACCCCCGAGCTGCAACAGGTCCTTGAGACGCTCCAAGAACTCAAAGAAACCCCCCCTTGTGACAAAGAGGAGGAAAGTCCACAGAAAGAAGCAGACTCCAGCTCAGTCATTGTTTTATCCGACTCAGagggaggtgaaggagaggacGGAATCATTGATCTGACAGAAGATTTccctaaaaataaatccaaggAGTCCAATGGCATTGAG ATGCATGTTTTCCCGCAGGCTGCTGGTGGGAACGGCATCAGCAAAAGCTCCAGCATCACCA GTGTAGGCGCgttgctgccgctgctgcccgAGCTCAGAGGTCAGGTGGTGCAGCTTTCCTCAGCCACGAGGGAGCGACTAGAGGAGCTGCAGCTGGAAGGAGATCTGCTGGAGGTCTCTCTGGACCAGACGCACACCATCGGTAGAGTCCTGCAGGCGGCCTCCGATCCGCCAGTGACGACATTTCTCACACTCATTCAG ACGGAACTTGAAGAACAGCAGCGAAGCAGTCGAGGCCGTACGAAGGACTCCAAGAGGAAGCGAAAGAGCCACCGAGGAGGTGACTGCAGCGTTACAGACGGGGTCGGAGCAGCGCCGCTGGATGTTTCCGACTCCAAGAAAACATGCCCCTCCCCTCGCCAGGCTACCCAGACTCATATGGAG ACTCTGTGA